In Osmia lignaria lignaria isolate PbOS001 chromosome 13, iyOsmLign1, whole genome shotgun sequence, the DNA window GAATGGatacattctttattttattctataaatatttatcttctaataaaaaaggaaattgtgaagaaggtataattttatttcctaaagtaaaattaatgtaTATCGTATACATTTCTTCCTGTTAGTCATAATACATATCTTTCCATGCatatgtaattgttaatattgaTTACTCATCGATATTCTGTCTTTCATTATATTAGAATAACTCATTAAATGTAAATACAAATGTATTTATCAGACAATCAAATGTGCGTGCAATTACAAAACCTCTGATAATAAATGACTTTGTAATtcatattatgtatatatttatttttaaaagattttttttatggtaataatgtaTTTCCTACTTTTGTTGTTTCAAACTATagaacttattgttagttacaTTACAACAGTTAAATTTATATCAGCTATATACTTCATATGCATACATGGATTCATATGTGTGATATGCATGTATAATGCTATATTATtgcaataatatatgtataatgtatatatTATGTAAATTATCCGTATTCATAATGAAGCATCAAATCAAAACTATTTTGATAGGATACTTTGAAATAACGGTTGAAAAGCAAACAATctcgatttgaaaaaaaaagtcgATAACAACTCGATCGGTGAGAAGCCAAGAGACATCTTGAATCGGTCGTTTTAAAGTCGGGGTTGGGGTCGGGTTCGGGGTCGGGAGTCAAGTTCCCTGCTTGCGACGTGCGCCATAACCGTTGCGCCGTGTAACCTTCTGTCAGCCGTCGTCGGCGAGGAGTGAGTACTCAGTGATCAGAGAAAAGATGGCTACGAACTTTGGGGTAGAATGTCAGTACTTTTACGAGGATGTCGTCTACCGTGTGGACAAAAAAGGTAACGTTGTATTCGGGATCGTTATGGAAAACGACGACCAAGATTTGTCTGAGGAAAGTTCTGACAGTGAAGAGAGTCCAAAAAGGAAAAAGGGCGAGATTCGCGTGGTCTGGCATCCCTCCGGTGTCTCGGAACTGGTCAGCTCGAAGAAGGTaattgagatttgatattgtaaAAGAACATGTCTTTAATAAAGAAACGTACGATGTACAAAGTAATTTATGTTTACTGTTATTCCTTTTTTCTTAtcgtatttgtttttaattttacgtaAAGCGACACCTGTATACGAACGATATTTGCAACTGtacattaaattcaaatttcaatccATTTCTGATGTAATAATTTTGACCTTTCATATATAGTACACTTAAaccttttcaatttaattttatcattttaattgtAGGTTCACTTAGCGGATAGAACACTGATGCCAGGAGATGTTGTACGTCGAATGATCAAGGGAAAAGATACACAAAGGGGATATTGCAGAGATATTGAGCTTACTGCTTGTGTTCAAGTGATCGGTACTAAACAGGTCCTTACAAATATTAGAAGCGAAGATTTAGTACCTTTGGAAGTATGTAATCAAGCATTTGTACGATTATTTTTGAATAAAGTAACTTGCATGCTATAATTAATAGTTTCTGTTTATAGGAATTTGCAACAGATATATCTGTTTGTATGGATTCATGGGTTGGTGGTATAAAAATGGCACATTTTAAATTATGGCTTACTACACCAGATGGATCACGATGTGTTATAAACGAAATGGATTCTCGTGTGTTGGGCCAATTAGAAGAAAAACGTGATAATGTAAGAATCacatttagaataattattttctccCAAGTACAACGAAGATTTTTTGTTTAGGACAATGATTTTCCTCGTTCTTTTGAATTTTATCCTGGTCAAAATTTGTGGGGACCAGTTCACTGCCTAGAGGATGCACAGTGGATTACGTgtacaaaagaaatgaaagcaAAGAGGAAAACTAAACCACAAAAGATGACAAAAGTAATAGTAGAAAAGGTAGAAACAGATTGGGTAGGAGTACATTGGCAGTGTAGAGCATATTCAAAGGATGGCGCTTGGTCTGATCAAGCTCAACCAAAATTTGTAGTCGAAGgagaaaatttaaagaaattaaaattattaaatgttttcGAGTCTTCGACTGTACAAGTGGGAGATCGCAATTTCTATGTAATTAAAGgtgatgaaaatattattacccGAGAACAATGGAGGAAGCAACAGAAAGATATGTATCAAGTTCCTAAACATAGTCCAAAGAAAACACGTCCAAATATCAGTGTTACAAAGCCGGTcgaagataaaagaaaagataaagtTAGCGAACAGCAGGCATTAGAAGAGAATGCTCAAaacaatattaacaatttacaaAATGTGACAAGTAGTAACACTTTAATGCCTCCGATACACAATCAAAATACTGAAAGTTCTGATGATTGGGATACGGAAGATACAGGTTCGCAAAGCGATAGCGCTTCGGTGAGATATTTGattgttttttaaattcgtTCATACCACCTCTAGAACTaacgaataaatttttctttttagataTCTAGTGGATGTTCAAGCATGTCTTCTatgggtaaaaagaaaaaaggtccTGCATTAATGACAAaagtattaaagaaaaaaaaattatgtaaagcAAAGAAGAAAGTACCACCAGTTCCGCTTATCCCAGGAACTAAAATTGTTGTAGAAACACTATCTACAAACACGAAAGCTAATGTTGTATGGCAGGATGGTTCTGTAGAATTTGGTACTTCAAAAATAATACTTGtttaaattttcttataatacgTAACATCTATAACtgttttcattatatttatttaggtATTCCATCAACACAACTCTATCCAATTCATCACTTAGACGACAAAGAATTCTTTCCGGGTGATTTTGTAGTTGATCAGAAAGAAGAATCACGAATGTATGGTGTAGTCCAAAGTGTTGATCACCAAGGTAGAACAGCTAAAATAAAGTGGTTCAAAACATATACTTCAAGTCAGAGTCCACAGTAAGTAATCATTTTATTCTAATCGATATTAATGAAATTGATTTGACTAAACTGTAATAACGAAAtatgtgtatatttaatagaCCAACTTTACTAGAAGAACGTGAAGTCAGTGTGTATGATTTAAAAGATCATCCAGATTTTCAATACAGACCAGGTACATTAGTAATTCGAATAGCTAATTTCGAAGGAGAAGATGCTGGATGTACTGCGGGTCAAGTGTTAGATAATTATCCAGAGGGACGAGTTAAAGTTTGGTGGGTTGATGGACATGTAAGTATGTGTTGGCCTCAAGATCTCTACAAAGTAGGGGAATACGATAGCGACGAAGGAGAGTTATGGGACGATGTGTCATCTGATGCGTCATGGGAAACGGAATTGGAAGATTGCTTTATCGCTGACACCGATGCTACAGAACAAACGGAACTAGAAAATATCAAGCCAAAATTAGCCGCTCATATCGAGAAAGCTCGTATCTCATTGTCTAGATTGGAAGAGATCTTTACTCAGAATCCATCGCT includes these proteins:
- the LOC117610287 gene encoding (E3-independent) E2 ubiquitin-conjugating enzyme, yielding MATNFGVECQYFYEDVVYRVDKKGNVVFGIVMENDDQDLSEESSDSEESPKRKKGEIRVVWHPSGVSELVSSKKVHLADRTLMPGDVVRRMIKGKDTQRGYCRDIELTACVQVIGTKQVLTNIRSEDLVPLEEFATDISVCMDSWVGGIKMAHFKLWLTTPDGSRCVINEMDSRVLGQLEEKRDNDNDFPRSFEFYPGQNLWGPVHCLEDAQWITCTKEMKAKRKTKPQKMTKVIVEKVETDWVGVHWQCRAYSKDGAWSDQAQPKFVVEGENLKKLKLLNVFESSTVQVGDRNFYVIKGDENIITREQWRKQQKDMYQVPKHSPKKTRPNISVTKPVEDKRKDKVSEQQALEENAQNNINNLQNVTSSNTLMPPIHNQNTESSDDWDTEDTGSQSDSASISSGCSSMSSMGKKKKGPALMTKVLKKKKLCKAKKKVPPVPLIPGTKIVVETLSTNTKANVVWQDGSVEFGIPSTQLYPIHHLDDKEFFPGDFVVDQKEESRMYGVVQSVDHQGRTAKIKWFKTYTSSQSPQPTLLEEREVSVYDLKDHPDFQYRPGTLVIRIANFEGEDAGCTAGQVLDNYPEGRVKVWWVDGHVSMCWPQDLYKVGEYDSDEGELWDDVSSDASWETELEDCFIADTDATEQTELENIKPKLAAHIEKARISLSRLEEIFTQNPSLQTTEVMRRLLEVYKDCRYMDKLMGTSFFHESHFQGLLERVRERGRANVAQRMADQVTRLFTHKSDGSEEGIEKENSENFNSVQSRSSPSEKIITTVTDMTESPDNKNDDSNKKNAKGEDSTDRLFINTNPNPEDSGLYSAENSKKESGSSESSGEFLLSEDVNNIPDRSMEKIESNKASRMQMNMSSHIASSQVCVKLCTLIKAQLVLAHAEVSKRFGLSKMRLFDAEKGSSPLKKQKKDEEKRIELLQESSECSIEVPPPVYMEGEGFSIDETAPDSHKFKLTMFQPTDPTNFFRTVSKELKLLKSSLPPGIWVKGFEDRIDLYSVMFRGPEKTPYEDGLFLFDFQLSADYPAAPPLCHYISYCNDRLNPNLYEDGKVCVSLLGTWSGRGTEVWTSSSTLLQVIVSIQGLILVPEPYFNEAGFEKQKGSQQGKENSRMYNEMVVLKLVQAQTKLLQHPPPVFKDIIIEHFKRHAKKLLQRLDLWMEISEQHNNQHPLSPVTPTTFKQISDLDKKILPEFPLIPASRGFCITLRKTLATFKNVLINEGIIERDNETLDRENVKQQPKNECHESYNVVYRNSKRIISEESSKLTLNGGISKDCISSSSTNISSPPLCETKKNTSDHTIS